From Procambarus clarkii isolate CNS0578487 chromosome 73, FALCON_Pclarkii_2.0, whole genome shotgun sequence, one genomic window encodes:
- the LOC138356554 gene encoding extracellular matrix organizing protein FRAS1-like has translation MCLTVSLLTQKLCHCLASLPPTVSHCLAAHPPTVSHCFAAHSPTVSHCLAAHPPTVSHCLAAQTPTVSYCLAAHPPAVSHCLAAHSPTVSHSFAAQTRNVSHCLAAHPPSVPHCLGAHSSIVSHFLAAHSPTVSHFLAVQIPTVSHCFAAHPPTVSHCLAAHSTSVSNCLAAHPPTVSHCLAAQTTTVSHYFAAYPPTVSHCLAAHSTTVSHCLVAHSPTVSHSLASQTPTVSHCLTAQTPTVSHCLAAHPPTVSHCLAAHPPTVSHCLAAKTPTVSHCLSAQKPTVSHCLATQTPTVSHCLTAHSPTVSHCRSAQTPTVSHGLAAKTPTVSHCLAALSNTVSHCLAALPPTASHCLAAHPPTMCHCFGVQTPTASHCLAAQSPIVSHYFSAQTPTVSHCLAAQSSAVSCCLAAQPHSV, from the coding sequence ATGTGTCTCACTGTCTCGCTGCTCACTCAAAAACTGTGTCACTGTCTCGCTTCTCTCCCACCAACTGTGTCTCACTGCCTCGCTGCTCACCCACCAACTGTGTCTCACTGCTTCGCTGCTCACTCACCAACTGTGTCTCACTGCCTCGCTGCTCACCCACCTACTGTGTCTCACTGCCTCGCAGCTCAGACACCAACTGTATCTTACTGCCTCGCTGCTCACCCACCAGCTGTGTCTCACTGCCTCGCTGCTCACTCACCAACTGTGTCTCACTCCTTCGCTGCTCAGACACGAAATGTGTCTCATTGTCTCGCTGCTCACCCACCATCTGTGCCTCACTGTCTCGGTGCTCACTCATCAATTGTGTCTCACTTTCTCGCTGCTCACTCACCAACTGTGTCTCACTTTCTTGCTGTTCAGATACCAACTGTGTCTCACTGCTTCGCTGCTCACCCACCAACTGTGTCTCACTGTCTCGCTGCTCACTCAACATCTGTGTCTAACTGTCTTGCTGCTCACCCACCAACTGTGTCTCACTGTCTCGCTGCTCAGACAACAACTGTGTCTCACTACTTCGCTGCTTATCCACCAACTGTGTCTCACTGTCTCGCTGCTCACTCAACAACTGTGTCTCACTGTCTTGTTGCTCACTCACCAACTGTGTCTCACAGTCTCGCTTCTCAGACACCAACAGTGTCTCACTGTCTCACTGCCCAGACACCAACTGTGTCTCACTGTCTCGCTGCTCACCCTCCAACAGTGTCTCACTGCCTTGCTGCTCACCCACCAACTGTGTCTCACTGCCTCGCTGCAAAGACACCAACTGTGTCTCACTGCCTCTCAGCTCAGAAACCAACTGTGTCTCACTGCCTCGCAACTCAGACACCAACTGTGTCTCACTGCCTCACTGCTCACTCACcaactgtgtctcactgccgctctgCTCAGACACCAACTGTGTCTCACGGTCTCGCTGCTAAGACACCAACTGTGTCTCACTGTCTCGCTGCTCTCTCAAACACTGTGTCTCACTGTCTCGCTGCTCTCCCTCCAACTGCGTCTCACTGCCTCGCTGCTCACCCACCAACTATGTGTCACTGCTTCGGTGTTCAGACACCAACTGCGTCTCACTGCCTCGCTGCTCAGTCACCAATTGTGTCGCACTACTTCTCTGCTCAGACACCAACTGTGTCTCACTGCCTCGCTGCTCAATCATCAGCTGTGTCTTGCTGCCTCGCTGCTCAACCACACAGTGTCTAA